One Syntrophorhabdales bacterium genomic region harbors:
- a CDS encoding XRE family transcriptional regulator, whose product MKIGGSSIGERISMMRQAKGLTQEELASRADLTKGFISQVERNLTSLSVESLLAILDALDEKPSAFFDETFEQKIVFKVKDRVELEKEDVASFQILVPAAQNRLMDPAYVALKPGEKMEEGPHEGEEFGFVLSGGIELSMGGKTYKLKRGECFYFRASKRHRVANRRKTRALVLWVSSPPNF is encoded by the coding sequence ATGAAAATCGGCGGTTCGAGCATAGGTGAGAGGATAAGCATGATGCGTCAGGCTAAAGGGCTGACGCAGGAGGAACTGGCGTCCAGGGCGGACCTGACGAAAGGCTTTATCTCTCAGGTGGAGCGAAACCTGACCTCTCTTTCCGTGGAGAGCCTGCTTGCCATTCTTGACGCTCTGGATGAAAAGCCTTCAGCCTTCTTCGATGAAACGTTCGAGCAGAAGATCGTGTTCAAGGTGAAAGATAGGGTGGAACTGGAGAAGGAGGATGTGGCCAGCTTTCAGATTCTTGTGCCGGCAGCGCAGAACAGGTTGATGGATCCGGCGTACGTGGCGCTCAAGCCGGGAGAGAAAATGGAGGAAGGCCCGCATGAGGGAGAGGAGTTTGGTTTTGTTCTTTCCGGGGGCATTGAACTCTCCATGGGTGGCAAGACATACAAGTTGAAACGGGGAGAATGTTTCTACTTCCGGGCTTCAAAGCGGCACCGTGTAGCAAACAGGCGAAAGACGAGGGCTCTGGTCCTGTGGGTTTCTTCGCCTCCTAACTTTTAG
- a CDS encoding thiamine pyrophosphate-binding protein, whose protein sequence is MLGKEAIVSFLIGKGIRHVFHLPGMHSLPLYESLLKSKIATVVGRHESALAFTAIGYAEATGRSGVLVVTPGPGLANTLSACLEAHGSEVPLLIIHIDTDRHKTGSGVLHELQQADRIFTGLVKGTFRVEREESLFPALEAAHSSAMSTRTGPVLLSIPYTLLDRECPPAVRQEQKDAKNKPDLDRLEEVLSGKQRPVIIGGGSLMTEELSLPLASLCRQSAIPFLTTAAGKGVLSENRLEAFGCVIRKGVVKRILDSADVVIAIGTRLRNADVKSRGVKIKELVHIDADNTWIGKNYPTRLAITGDLAASIDGICRIMKHARSAWPLEEMKELQKREEALLLRRSAGYRIIAVLREVIPEDTISVWDPNLIAYWAEYHFPVLRQRTFLQAGGSSTIFYGVPASIGAKLGRPDRPCLCVAGDGGGLPALGELAVAKQNAIPVVFLVYNNESYGILERYMKKRHGVKGSMRLANPDFVQLARSFDIPAEKAESVEDLKELFLHRIGWDRPFLIEFKYPDFPPPWEV, encoded by the coding sequence ATGCTGGGAAAGGAAGCCATCGTCTCCTTTCTGATCGGTAAGGGAATCCGGCATGTCTTTCATCTGCCCGGCATGCACTCGCTTCCCCTTTACGAATCCCTCCTTAAGAGCAAAATAGCGACAGTCGTGGGAAGGCACGAATCAGCCCTCGCTTTTACTGCTATCGGCTATGCAGAGGCCACGGGGCGTTCCGGAGTTCTCGTGGTCACTCCCGGTCCCGGGCTTGCCAACACTCTTTCAGCGTGTCTCGAGGCACACGGAAGTGAGGTGCCGCTTCTGATTATACATATCGATACGGACAGGCATAAGACAGGGAGTGGCGTGCTGCACGAACTGCAGCAAGCCGACCGTATATTCACCGGTTTGGTCAAGGGGACCTTTCGAGTCGAGCGGGAAGAGTCGCTTTTTCCTGCGCTGGAGGCTGCCCACAGCTCCGCTATGTCTACCAGGACGGGGCCTGTTCTGCTTTCGATACCCTACACGCTGCTTGACAGAGAATGTCCTCCGGCCGTACGACAGGAACAGAAGGACGCAAAGAATAAGCCCGATCTTGACCGGCTGGAAGAGGTGTTATCCGGCAAGCAGAGGCCCGTAATCATCGGCGGAGGCTCGCTCATGACCGAAGAATTAAGCCTTCCCCTGGCGTCTTTGTGCAGGCAGTCGGCTATACCCTTTCTCACTACCGCAGCAGGCAAGGGCGTGCTCAGTGAGAATAGACTGGAGGCGTTCGGCTGCGTAATAAGGAAGGGCGTTGTGAAAAGAATTCTGGACTCGGCTGACGTGGTCATAGCTATTGGCACCCGGCTTCGTAACGCGGATGTGAAAAGCAGGGGCGTGAAAATAAAGGAGCTTGTCCACATAGATGCAGACAATACATGGATCGGCAAGAATTATCCTACAAGGCTCGCTATAACCGGCGATCTCGCGGCGTCCATCGACGGAATCTGCCGCATCATGAAGCATGCTCGATCTGCGTGGCCCCTTGAGGAGATGAAAGAATTGCAGAAAAGAGAGGAGGCGCTTCTCCTCCGGCGCTCAGCGGGCTACAGGATCATAGCAGTCCTTCGTGAGGTTATCCCTGAGGATACGATATCTGTCTGGGATCCCAACCTCATTGCCTATTGGGCAGAATACCATTTCCCCGTTCTGCGGCAGAGGACCTTTCTTCAGGCAGGCGGCTCGTCCACTATCTTCTACGGGGTTCCGGCAAGCATCGGTGCGAAGCTCGGCAGGCCTGACCGGCCGTGTTTGTGCGTGGCGGGCGATGGCGGAGGACTTCCAGCGCTGGGAGAACTGGCCGTAGCGAAACAGAACGCTATCCCCGTCGTCTTCCTAGTTTACAATAATGAAAGCTACGGTATACTCGAACGATACATGAAGAAACGTCATGGGGTCAAGGGCTCGATGCGCCTCGCCAACCCGGATTTCGTTCAACTTGCCCGTTCCTTTGATATCCCTGCAGAAAAGGCAGAGAGTGTAGAAGACCTGAAAGAACTGTTCCTCCATCGCATCGGATGGGACCGGCCATTTCTTATTGAATTCAAGTATCCGGATTTTCCACCGCCGTGGGAAGTATGA
- a CDS encoding cytochrome c3 family protein yields the protein MRVVSRSVFLSMALLAFFLLAGMVQAAEPPKGPVVIKADGAKMAPVTFEHAKHSKVECAKCHHKDASDPKACKTCHDIKDVKNGAPKIQDAFHKVCQTCHKEQAEKGAKAPTKCNECHKK from the coding sequence ATGAGAGTTGTTTCACGGTCAGTATTCCTTTCTATGGCGCTGCTTGCGTTCTTCCTGCTTGCGGGAATGGTACAGGCAGCGGAACCGCCCAAGGGGCCCGTGGTCATCAAGGCCGATGGCGCAAAAATGGCGCCCGTCACCTTCGAGCACGCAAAGCATAGCAAGGTAGAATGCGCGAAGTGCCACCACAAAGACGCAAGCGACCCCAAGGCTTGCAAGACCTGCCACGACATCAAAGATGTAAAGAACGGAGCCCCCAAGATTCAGGACGCCTTCCACAAGGTGTGCCAGACCTGCCACAAAGAACAGGCTGAAAAGGGCGCAAAGGCACCTACCAAGTGCAATGAGTGCCACAAAAAGTAA
- a CDS encoding cytochrome c biogenesis protein ResB, producing the protein MSATKSNEGREGQAPPSPPLLDQVYEFLSSVTLAIALLAFIAVLSIFGTLVKQQASPEEYLSYYSESTYTIIKFLGLNDVFHSRWFIAALLLFVLNLIFCSVPRLLRVIKSGRSAKVPSEKALDGMALRCLVTGKRIDDVTGVFKNYRATLRNEGSMILERGSLGRYAVYMVHLSIIIILLGGLIGFLFGYRGPLTLAKGETKDSVVSRGAATERRPLGFALKLTDFQVSFYPTGEPKDYVSNVEVLENGKRVLQKSIRVNDPLSYGGVSIYQSSYGSNPVFVFNVGGEPVELGQGGVYKKGKLHLLAVRYEKSVHNFGPGVQVAYVDEKGQPQTTWFLTEVPRLREKNILGTTVRLDKIQEEYYTGLEVSRDPGVWVVWFGFALILFGLYVNFFLYHRRIYLLEISKGVLIAGTAVKNKEGFREEFEKLKGKLGCS; encoded by the coding sequence ATGAGTGCCACAAAAAGTAATGAAGGGAGGGAGGGCCAAGCCCCTCCCTCACCCCCTCTTCTCGATCAAGTATACGAGTTCCTCTCATCCGTAACGCTGGCTATTGCCCTCCTTGCGTTCATTGCCGTACTCTCCATTTTTGGAACGCTCGTCAAGCAGCAGGCTTCACCGGAGGAGTATCTCTCCTATTACTCCGAGAGCACCTACACGATCATCAAATTTCTCGGACTGAACGATGTCTTCCACAGCAGATGGTTTATCGCTGCACTGCTTCTCTTTGTCCTCAACCTGATCTTTTGCAGTGTCCCACGACTGCTCAGAGTCATCAAGAGCGGGCGTTCGGCAAAGGTACCCAGCGAGAAGGCCCTTGATGGGATGGCGCTGCGCTGCCTGGTGACAGGCAAAAGAATCGATGACGTAACCGGTGTATTCAAGAACTACAGGGCCACCCTGCGCAATGAAGGAAGCATGATACTGGAGCGTGGGTCACTGGGCCGCTATGCAGTGTACATGGTGCATCTGAGCATCATCATCATTCTGCTGGGAGGACTCATAGGCTTTCTCTTCGGCTACAGGGGACCGCTCACCCTCGCTAAAGGCGAAACCAAAGATTCCGTTGTGTCGAGAGGCGCTGCCACAGAACGCAGACCCCTTGGCTTTGCGCTAAAGCTCACCGACTTTCAGGTTTCGTTTTATCCCACTGGCGAGCCCAAAGATTATGTCAGCAACGTCGAGGTGCTGGAGAACGGGAAACGTGTGTTGCAGAAAAGCATCAGGGTCAATGATCCCTTAAGCTACGGGGGTGTGAGTATCTACCAGTCAAGCTATGGAAGTAACCCTGTTTTTGTTTTCAATGTGGGAGGAGAGCCGGTGGAACTGGGCCAGGGAGGTGTCTACAAGAAAGGGAAGCTCCACCTGCTCGCTGTCCGGTATGAAAAGTCGGTGCACAATTTCGGCCCCGGAGTCCAAGTAGCCTACGTGGACGAGAAAGGCCAACCCCAAACCACCTGGTTTCTGACGGAGGTCCCGAGACTGAGAGAAAAGAATATTCTCGGCACCACGGTTCGGCTCGACAAAATCCAGGAGGAATACTATACGGGCCTGGAAGTTTCCCGTGACCCCGGCGTGTGGGTCGTCTGGTTCGGCTTTGCGCTGATTCTGTTCGGCCTCTATGTAAACTTTTTCCTTTACCATAGACGCATCTATCTGCTAGAGATATCTAAGGGCGTGCTCATTGCCGGCACCGCCGTCAAAAACAAGGAAGGCTTCAGGGAAGAATTTGAAAAGTTGAAAGGGAAACTCGGATGTTCGTAA
- a CDS encoding cytochrome c biogenesis protein, which translates to MFVSNEILSVVTFLYLLLFLGHLVYFATKKEKVLTAVWVGLYVTFGIHTAGLIARWIESYGGITEVYKCIFQICQFPGHAPLSNFYESLIFYAWCIALIVIAMKKRLRFPLLTMFACLVALGFMGYASFSTSVDKKITPLIPALQSNWLHIHVFTCFIAYAAFAVSFLAGLFSIVNWKSIMPPEETLEELNYRSVMVGFPMLSAGILTGAVWAHYAWGSYWSWDPKETWSLITWIFYALFLHARFARGWKGRRIALLSIIGFASVIFTYFGVNFILSGLHSYGAA; encoded by the coding sequence ATGTTCGTAAGCAACGAAATCCTATCAGTCGTGACGTTCCTTTACCTGCTCCTGTTCCTGGGGCATCTCGTCTACTTCGCCACAAAGAAAGAAAAGGTACTCACGGCTGTCTGGGTAGGACTCTACGTCACGTTTGGAATACACACGGCCGGGCTCATCGCACGATGGATAGAATCGTATGGAGGGATTACTGAGGTCTATAAGTGCATCTTTCAAATTTGCCAGTTTCCAGGTCACGCTCCTCTCTCCAATTTCTACGAATCTCTCATCTTCTATGCATGGTGTATCGCGCTTATAGTCATTGCAATGAAAAAGAGACTGAGGTTCCCTTTGCTTACGATGTTCGCGTGCCTCGTCGCTCTTGGATTCATGGGGTACGCCTCTTTCTCAACATCTGTGGACAAGAAGATCACACCGCTCATTCCGGCCCTGCAGAGTAACTGGCTCCACATACATGTGTTTACCTGCTTTATAGCCTACGCTGCCTTCGCAGTCTCTTTCCTTGCCGGCCTTTTTTCGATAGTCAACTGGAAGAGCATCATGCCGCCGGAAGAGACGCTCGAGGAACTGAACTACCGTTCGGTAATGGTGGGGTTTCCGATGCTGAGCGCAGGAATTCTTACAGGCGCGGTGTGGGCACACTACGCGTGGGGATCATACTGGAGCTGGGATCCGAAAGAAACCTGGTCACTAATCACATGGATATTTTACGCACTTTTTTTGCATGCCCGCTTTGCCCGGGGCTGGAAAGGCAGGCGCATAGCGCTTCTTTCCATCATAGGCTTCGCCAGTGTCATTTTTACATATTTTGGTGTAAACTTTATTTTGTCGGGGTTGCACAGTTACGGAGCAGCGTGA
- a CDS encoding phosphoribosylformylglycinamidine synthase subunit PurQ, with the protein MKKKKPKSLVLSGNGINCELETAYANRLVGFDADIVHINSLLDGTKNIHDYQFLNFPGGFLDGDDLGSAKAQAVKWKYQKVRAGQAIAGSFLDELIRFVADGKVIIGICNGFQLLVKTGLLPGLSGNYGEQSVTLTFNDSGRFQDRWVYLCVRQLSSCIFTKDMDKIYLPVRHGEGKLVTKTEETLQQLRNGGYIVMQYADETGQVTEEFPWNPNGSVDSIAALCDPSGRIFGLMPHPEAFVHYTQHPHWTREHLPEEGEGLKIFRNAYEYVVDNL; encoded by the coding sequence GTGAAAAAGAAAAAACCGAAAAGCCTTGTCCTCTCAGGCAACGGCATCAATTGTGAGCTTGAGACAGCTTATGCCAACCGGCTCGTGGGCTTCGACGCTGATATTGTCCACATCAATTCCTTGCTGGACGGCACAAAGAATATCCATGACTATCAGTTCCTAAACTTCCCGGGCGGGTTTCTTGACGGCGACGATCTTGGGTCGGCAAAGGCACAAGCGGTTAAATGGAAGTATCAAAAGGTGCGGGCCGGGCAGGCAATCGCAGGTTCATTTCTCGACGAACTGATTCGTTTCGTAGCAGATGGAAAAGTTATCATAGGCATATGCAACGGCTTTCAGCTCCTTGTCAAAACGGGGCTTCTGCCGGGGCTCTCTGGAAACTATGGCGAGCAATCCGTCACGCTCACTTTCAACGATTCAGGGAGATTTCAGGACCGCTGGGTCTACCTTTGCGTGCGCCAACTTTCCTCTTGCATCTTCACGAAAGATATGGATAAAATTTACCTTCCGGTGCGTCACGGTGAAGGAAAGCTCGTCACAAAAACCGAAGAGACCCTGCAACAACTGAGAAACGGTGGCTACATAGTCATGCAGTACGCTGATGAGACCGGACAGGTAACAGAGGAATTTCCCTGGAATCCCAACGGCTCGGTCGATTCAATAGCGGCCCTGTGCGACCCTTCAGGCAGGATCTTCGGGCTTATGCCTCATCCCGAAGCCTTCGTCCATTACACGCAGCATCCCCATTGGACACGAGAACATCTACCGGAAGAGGGAGAGGGTTTGAAAATTTTCAGAAACGCATACGAATACGTGGTTGATAACCTATAG
- a CDS encoding HU family DNA-binding protein gives MNKTDIVNKLAEKTGMNQKVAKIVVDTITESIKKAIVNGERVEIRGFGSFSVRQYKPYRGRNPKNGEVVEVPAKKLPYFKVGKELKEAITKV, from the coding sequence ATGAATAAGACGGACATCGTTAATAAACTCGCCGAGAAAACCGGCATGAACCAGAAAGTAGCCAAGATCGTTGTCGATACCATCACGGAGAGCATCAAGAAGGCTATCGTTAACGGTGAGCGCGTGGAGATACGGGGCTTCGGTAGCTTCTCGGTCAGGCAGTACAAACCTTATAGAGGCAGAAACCCCAAGAATGGTGAAGTTGTTGAGGTGCCCGCAAAGAAACTCCCGTATTTTAAGGTCGGCAAAGAATTAAAGGAAGCGATAACTAAGGTCTAA
- a CDS encoding histone deacetylase, translated as MKVGIVKHQIYLEHITDDFHPENPQRLVHIYAMLDELDQDGLVYIEPRPATHEEIALNHDISYINFVAETKGKAQRRLDPDTVTSPKSYEAACMAAGGFLELGDALFAGRIDNGFALVRPPGHHAERARAMGFCIFNNIAVGARYLVKKYGLKRVFIVDWDLHHGNGTQHSFYNDADVLYLSTHQYPYYPGTGWYDETGSGQGKGYTINIPLSSGMGDADYVQIFEKIVLPVARKWKPEVILVSAGFDIHRNDPLGGMAVTESGFTRMTRILMDAAGEVCDGKILFALEGGYDLSGLTSSVKAVILQLLNRPLYVQEIKANPSGEIERTVQQVKKALLPYWGEF; from the coding sequence ATGAAAGTGGGGATAGTAAAACATCAGATCTATCTTGAACACATCACCGATGATTTTCATCCTGAAAATCCACAGCGACTCGTGCATATCTACGCCATGCTTGATGAACTCGACCAGGACGGGCTCGTTTACATTGAGCCGCGCCCCGCTACACACGAAGAGATTGCCCTGAATCATGATATCTCCTACATAAATTTTGTTGCTGAAACAAAAGGTAAGGCTCAAAGACGCCTGGATCCTGATACGGTGACCTCTCCAAAATCTTACGAGGCTGCCTGCATGGCCGCGGGAGGATTCCTGGAACTGGGCGATGCGCTCTTTGCAGGCAGGATTGACAACGGGTTTGCCCTCGTGAGGCCTCCCGGACACCATGCGGAGCGCGCAAGGGCCATGGGCTTCTGCATTTTCAACAACATCGCCGTTGGGGCACGTTACCTCGTAAAGAAGTACGGCCTCAAGAGGGTATTCATTGTGGATTGGGACCTGCATCACGGCAACGGCACCCAGCACAGCTTCTACAATGATGCTGACGTGCTCTATCTGTCGACACACCAGTATCCCTATTACCCGGGGACAGGCTGGTATGACGAAACCGGGTCGGGTCAAGGCAAGGGATACACGATCAACATTCCCCTCTCTTCGGGTATGGGAGATGCGGATTACGTGCAGATCTTTGAGAAGATTGTGCTACCCGTTGCACGGAAATGGAAGCCTGAAGTGATCCTGGTATCAGCCGGTTTTGATATTCATCGCAATGATCCCCTGGGCGGTATGGCTGTTACAGAAAGCGGTTTCACCCGGATGACACGAATCCTGATGGACGCAGCGGGAGAAGTATGCGATGGGAAGATACTTTTTGCGCTCGAAGGCGGTTATGATCTTTCGGGGTTGACCAGCTCAGTGAAGGCAGTCATACTGCAGCTTTTGAATAGACCCTTGTACGTGCAAGAGATTAAAGCAAATCCCTCCGGCGAAATTGAGCGGACCGTGCAGCAGGTAAAAAAAGCGCTTCTGCCGTATTGGGGAGAATTTTAG
- a CDS encoding cold-shock protein: MEMPKGTVKWFNESKGYGFIQKEEGGDIFVHYTAIQDTGFKTLSEGQQVTFDIVDGPKGPAAANVQKI, encoded by the coding sequence TTGGAAATGCCGAAGGGTACGGTAAAGTGGTTTAATGAGTCAAAGGGGTACGGTTTCATCCAGAAAGAAGAAGGCGGAGATATATTCGTTCACTACACCGCGATCCAGGACACCGGTTTCAAAACCCTTTCTGAAGGCCAACAGGTGACCTTCGATATCGTGGATGGCCCGAAGGGCCCTGCTGCGGCGAACGTCCAGAAAATCTAG
- a CDS encoding peptidylprolyl isomerase, producing the protein MQITKDKAVTVEYTLKNEAGEVLDTSRNRAALTYVQGTGNMIQGFENALEGKQAGDKFSFDVAPADGYGERDNSLLFSVAKDKFQGVPDLEVGMRFQVQTPNGAMIMAVDRVEGDSVVLDGNHPLAGNKLSFDVEVMGVRDATDEELMEAHSPSHGCGCSCDDTSHEESGCGGSSCGGCH; encoded by the coding sequence ATGCAGATCACGAAAGATAAAGCGGTCACGGTAGAGTATACCCTGAAAAATGAAGCAGGCGAGGTTCTTGATACGTCAAGGAACCGGGCTGCTTTGACGTACGTCCAGGGAACCGGTAACATGATACAAGGGTTTGAGAACGCCCTGGAAGGAAAGCAAGCTGGAGACAAGTTTTCATTTGACGTTGCTCCCGCCGACGGCTACGGCGAGCGGGACAACTCCCTGCTCTTTTCTGTGGCGAAGGACAAGTTTCAGGGGGTGCCTGATTTAGAGGTGGGGATGCGTTTCCAGGTTCAGACGCCGAACGGAGCCATGATTATGGCAGTCGATCGTGTTGAAGGAGATTCCGTGGTTCTCGACGGCAATCATCCACTGGCCGGGAATAAGCTTAGTTTTGATGTGGAAGTTATGGGAGTCAGGGATGCGACGGATGAGGAACTGATGGAAGCGCACAGCCCGAGCCATGGGTGCGGTTGCTCATGCGATGACACCAGCCACGAGGAGAGCGGTTGCGGAGGGAGTAGCTGCGGCGGCTGCCACTAA
- the selA gene encoding L-seryl-tRNA(Sec) selenium transferase, translating into MEIHPASPAQMDNLFRKIPKVDQVLKHSQWKELLALYPEEGLKEALRAVLEELRINIKERKIASIPALERIVEEAGRRALELSRPSLRRVINGTGVVIHTNLGRSLLARPAIDALVNIASSYSNLEYDLNKGKRGDRYEHCSSILQRLTGTEASLVVNNNAAAVLLVLDTFAQGKEVVIARGELIEIGGSFRIPDVMKKSGATLREVGTTNRTFKEDYERALNENTGLLMKAHTSNYRIRGFVHETTVEELVEVGRQHRVPVFYDAGSGLLYPISEGRTFDEPVIGTLAGSGLDIMSFSADKLLGGPQAGIIVGKAVYVEAMKKNPLLRALRPDKFTIAALEATLFLYADEERREQIPTLAMIHTDEATLKRRASRLAAALRKCSAQLSVSVVRLTGEVGGGSLPDVALPSYGLALEPLTTSLKIFEEKLRKLETPIIARIGHDRLLVDVRTIQKMDESPLVSGIAAALANGT; encoded by the coding sequence GTGGAAATCCATCCAGCGAGCCCCGCACAAATGGATAACCTGTTCAGAAAGATACCCAAAGTCGACCAGGTGTTGAAACATTCTCAGTGGAAGGAACTCCTCGCCCTTTACCCTGAGGAAGGGCTGAAAGAGGCCCTGAGAGCTGTACTTGAAGAGCTCCGCATCAACATCAAAGAAAGAAAAATAGCGTCTATACCAGCGTTAGAGCGCATCGTTGAGGAAGCGGGACGGCGCGCCCTGGAACTTTCAAGGCCCAGCCTGCGAAGAGTGATCAATGGTACGGGTGTAGTCATTCACACAAACCTGGGAAGATCGCTCCTTGCCAGACCCGCGATCGATGCCCTCGTTAACATTGCGTCGAGCTATTCCAACCTGGAGTATGACCTCAATAAGGGGAAGCGAGGCGACCGTTACGAGCATTGCTCATCAATCCTGCAGAGGCTCACCGGAACCGAGGCATCTCTCGTCGTGAATAACAACGCTGCAGCAGTTCTCCTGGTTCTCGATACGTTTGCCCAGGGCAAGGAAGTGGTCATCGCCAGGGGTGAACTGATAGAGATTGGCGGTTCCTTCAGGATACCTGATGTAATGAAGAAGAGCGGAGCAACGCTGCGAGAGGTAGGTACTACAAATCGTACCTTTAAAGAGGATTATGAGCGAGCTCTCAACGAAAACACAGGCCTGCTCATGAAGGCGCATACGAGCAACTATCGCATACGGGGCTTCGTGCACGAGACCACCGTGGAGGAGCTCGTGGAGGTAGGCAGGCAACATCGTGTTCCGGTCTTCTACGACGCCGGAAGCGGTCTTCTGTATCCGATCAGCGAGGGCAGAACATTTGATGAGCCGGTTATTGGCACTCTTGCAGGTAGCGGACTGGACATAATGTCATTCAGCGCAGACAAGCTTTTGGGAGGTCCCCAGGCAGGCATAATCGTCGGCAAGGCGGTCTATGTTGAAGCCATGAAGAAAAATCCTCTGCTCAGAGCGCTGCGCCCGGACAAGTTCACTATTGCTGCGCTCGAAGCTACGCTTTTCCTTTACGCGGATGAAGAGAGGCGCGAGCAGATACCGACCCTTGCAATGATTCACACGGACGAGGCAACTCTGAAGAGAAGGGCTTCCCGGCTCGCAGCCGCGCTGCGAAAATGCTCGGCCCAGCTTTCCGTTTCCGTGGTAAGACTGACAGGCGAAGTGGGCGGCGGAAGCCTTCCCGACGTTGCGTTACCATCTTATGGATTGGCGCTCGAGCCTCTCACCACAAGCCTCAAAATATTCGAGGAAAAGCTGAGAAAACTGGAAACCCCCATCATAGCCCGAATCGGTCATGATCGGCTTCTTGTAGATGTGCGAACTATTCAAAAGATGGATGAATCCCCTCTCGTCTCAGGTATCGCGGCTGCACTCGCGAATGGAACGTAA
- a CDS encoding RluA family pseudouridine synthase encodes MERKFHLVSDKNNIRIDTYIAEALSLTRARVQALIAGGHVRVLNKSPKPSMKVKQGMEIEGEVVAEEPLSLCPEEIPLAILYEDEYLLAINKSVDMVVHPSCGHQSGTLVNAILAYLKRPAIPASKGDSNGGDAQRPGIVHRLDKDTSGVILVAKDPGTQEALSSQFHDRRVKKTYRAVIEGTVRKDEGVIEGSIGRHPTLRKKMALVTKGGRYSMSRFRVIKRLAGFTYMEVYPETGRTHQIRVHMASIGHPIVGDELYGRKARKLTGRPLLHAYRILIEHPITRTPMQVEAPVPREFEEFINEHAL; translated from the coding sequence ATGGAACGTAAATTTCATCTCGTTTCCGATAAGAATAATATCCGAATCGATACGTACATTGCTGAAGCCCTGTCGCTGACCAGAGCGAGAGTGCAGGCACTGATCGCCGGAGGCCACGTGCGGGTTCTGAACAAGTCTCCGAAGCCCTCCATGAAAGTAAAGCAGGGCATGGAGATCGAGGGCGAAGTGGTGGCTGAAGAGCCGTTGAGTCTCTGCCCTGAAGAGATACCTCTTGCGATACTGTATGAAGACGAGTATCTTCTCGCGATCAACAAATCGGTGGATATGGTGGTGCACCCTTCATGCGGCCACCAGAGCGGCACTCTCGTCAATGCTATTCTCGCCTATCTCAAGCGGCCAGCCATCCCTGCAAGCAAGGGCGACTCGAACGGAGGGGATGCACAGCGCCCCGGCATTGTACATAGGCTTGACAAAGATACGAGCGGCGTCATCCTCGTGGCAAAGGATCCAGGAACACAGGAAGCACTGTCATCTCAGTTTCACGACAGAAGGGTGAAAAAGACCTACAGGGCAGTGATTGAAGGAACCGTCAGGAAGGATGAGGGTGTAATCGAGGGCTCCATAGGAAGACATCCCACCCTGAGAAAAAAAATGGCGCTGGTCACCAAGGGTGGCAGATATTCGATGAGCAGGTTCAGAGTCATTAAAAGGCTCGCGGGCTTCACGTACATGGAGGTCTATCCGGAGACCGGACGCACACACCAGATACGGGTGCACATGGCATCGATCGGTCATCCCATAGTAGGTGATGAGCTGTACGGTAGAAAGGCCAGGAAGCTTACCGGGCGGCCCCTGCTCCACGCCTACAGGATCCTCATCGAGCATCCGATAACAAGAACCCCTATGCAGGTGGAGGCGCCAGTGCCCCGGGAGTTTGAAGAGTTCATCAATGAACATGCTCTTTGA